One part of the Malus sylvestris chromosome 2, drMalSylv7.2, whole genome shotgun sequence genome encodes these proteins:
- the LOC126603033 gene encoding 60S ribosomal protein L38-like, translating to MGSHDLLEAMEITLELLKKKEFACRLKKKEAAGALIASSDFERELTASGLDRATSKMPKQIHEIKDFLLTARRKDARNVKIKRTKDAVKFKVRYSKYLYTLCVFDSKKADKLKQSLPPGLNVQDL from the exons ATGGGGTCACACGACCTcttggaagccatggaaatAACCTTGGAGCTGCTG aagaagaaagagttcGCTTGCAggttgaagaagaaggaggCTGCTGGCGCGTTGATAGCCTCCTCGGACTTTGAGAGAGAACTCACAGCCTCCGGTCTCGACCGAGCAACAAGCAAAATGCCGAAACAAATCCATGAGATCAAGGATTTCCTTCTAACTGCAAGAAGGAAGGATGCCCGCAATGTCAAAATCAAGAGGACCAAGGATGCTGTCAAGTTCAAGGTTCGGTACTCCAAGTACctttacacactttgtgtgtttgATTCCAAGAAGGCCGACAAGTTGAAGCAATCTCTTCCTCCAGGTTTGAACGTTCAGGACCTTTGA